From the genome of Phyllostomus discolor isolate MPI-MPIP mPhyDis1 chromosome 12, mPhyDis1.pri.v3, whole genome shotgun sequence, one region includes:
- the LOC114511107 gene encoding zinc finger protein 530-like, whose protein sequence is MKGQERRFHCRAHGGGRNFRGSPHRRHFASAVVQLNNSSEAPHHWSLVEMRGRGRRQSGGPHRISATKKLGDAAWEVGAGAGMGAAISGAVSSPSTTVRPRPHRPFVTSLRCRTEVGVTFADIALYFSKKEWYLLDEDQRRLYLDVMLENFELISSLGCCCGAEGVKASNEENVSIEVSQAKKSNIPFSPWHCHPCESCGPILRDIFHCIDQQETQHKQKLLRCGACGKQFYFSTKCQPYQEHHMREKPFMRSVDRMPLAKSCNFNVSQKLFTCGNFGQDTLTRLGHQQQATQAGDRPNDILTFGVTPQSSKSYCTLNEYKKALGCNHTFLENKAVPTGTQCFVCHQGEKYFTSISSFHYCPRVHTGKRPHEGSECLKSFSRLYYLHLHHGIHTGERNYECSEIGKSLISSTSLRYHQRVHTIEKLYECVECGKSFTTSTSLQDHQRFHTVERLYECSECGKSFTRINHLHCHQRVHTGERPYECSECWKSFTTIGDFHRHQRVHTGERPYECSECGKSFTTSTNLRYHQIFHTGERPYECFECGKSFTTSTSLRYHQRNHTGERPYHCSECGKSFTRMYHLCCHQRVHTGERPYECSECGKSFTTSTSLRYHQRFHTGERPYHCSECGKSFTRINHLHCHQRVHTGERPYECSECGKSFTTSTRLRVHLRVHTGERPYQCRECEKCFSTSTNLRVHLRVHTGERPYCCSECGKSFTRIDILRYHQKVHT, encoded by the exons ATGAAGGGTCAGGAGAGGCGTTTCCATTGTCGCGCACACGGAGGGGGGCGGAACTTCCGGGGCTCTCCTCACCGTCGACATTTTGCATCAGCCGTAGTCCAATTAAATAACTCCTCAGAAGCGCCACATCACTGGAGTCTGGTGGAGATGAGGGGACGGGGAAGGCGCCAGAGTGGGGGTCCACACAGAATATCGGCAACTAAGAAGCTGGGCGACGCTGCCTGGGAGGTTGGTGCCGGCGCCGGAATGGGGGCCGCCATATCGGGGGCGGTCTCCTCTCCCTCTACCACTGTTAGGCCTCGCCCACATCGTCCGTTTGTGACCTCGCTGAGGTGCCGGACTGAG GTTGGTGTGACTTTTGCAGACATTGCCCTGTACTTCTCTAAGAAAGAATGGTACCTCCTTGATGAGGATCAGAGACGCCTGTACCTggatgtgatgctggagaactttgAACTTATATCCTCACTGG gTTGCTGCTGTGGAGCAGAGGGTGTGAAAGcatcaaatgaagaaaatgtttctatAGAAGTGTCACAGGCAAAGAAATCGAATATACCTTTTTCTCCCTGGCATTGCCACCCCTGTGAGAGTTGTGGGCCAATCTTGAGAGACATTTTTCACTGTATTGACCAGCAGGAAACACAACACAAACAGAAACTGCTGAGATGTGGAGCAtgtggaaaacaattttatttcagtaCAAAGTGTCAGCCTTACCAGGAGCACCACATGAGAGAAAAGCCTTTCATGAGAAGTGTGGACAGGATGCCACTTGCAAAAAGTTGCAATTTTAATGTGTCCCAGAAGCTTTTTACCTGTGGGAACTTTGGGCAGGATACCCTTACCAGGTTAGGACATCAGCAACAGGCTACTCAAGCCGGGGACAGACCAAATGATATCTTGACGTTTGGAGTGACTCCTCAAAGCAGCAAAAGTTATTGCACACTGAATGAGTATAAAAAAGCACTTGGCTGCAACCACACATTTCTTGAGAACAAAGCTGTTCCTACTGGGACACAATGTTTTGTATGTCATCAAggtgaaaaatattttaccagtATTTCTAGTTTTCATTATTGTCCGAGAGTTCACACTGGAAAGAGACCCCATGAGGGCAGTGAGTGTCTGAAATCTTTTAGCAGGCTCTATTACCTTCATTTACATCATggaattcacactggagaaaggaaTTATGAATGCAGTGAAATTGGGAAATCTTTAATCAGTAGCACTAGCCTTCGTTATCATCAGAGGGTTCACACAATAGAAAAGCTTTATGAGTGCGTTGAGTGTGGGAAGTCTTTTACCACTAGCACAAGCCTCCAAGATCATCAGAGATTTCATACTGTAGAAAGGctttatgagtgcagtgaatgtgggaaatcttttaccagaATTAATCACCTTCATTGTCATCAGAGAgtccacactggagaaaggccttatgaatgcagtgaatgtTGGAAATCTTTTACCACAATTGGTGATTTTCATcgtcatcagagagttcacactggagaaaggccttatgaatgcagtgaatgtgggaaatcttttaccacTAGCACTAACCTCCGTTACCATCAAATctttcacacaggagaaaggccatATGAATGCtttgaatgtgggaaatcttttacaaCTAGCACTAGCCTCCGTTATCATCAGAGAaatcacactggagaaaggccttatcattgcagtgaatgtgggaaatcttttacaaGAATGTATCATCTTTGttgtcatcagagagttcacactggagaaaggccttatgagtgcagcgAATGTGGGAAGTCTTTTACAACTAGCACTAGTCTCAGATATCATCAGAGatttcacacaggagaaaggccttatcattgcagtgaatgtggaaaatcttttacCAGAATTAATCACCTTCAttgtcatcagagagttcacactggagaaaggccttatgagtgtagTGAATGTGGCAAATCTTTTACCACTAGCACTAGGCTCCGTGTTCATCTgagagttcacacaggagaaaggccttatcaGTGCAGGGAATGTGAGAAATGTTTTAGCACTAGCACTAACCTCCGTGTTCATCTgagagttcacacaggagaaaggccttattgttgcagtgaatgtggaaaatcttttacCAGAATTGATATCCTTCGTTATCATCAGAAAGTTCATACATGA